Proteins from a genomic interval of uncultured Campylobacter sp.:
- a CDS encoding type II toxin-antitoxin system VapC family toxin has translation MAKIFLDSNILIDFLVEERGALNLAAVKLFENFSASDTICYSFGSISDAAYVLKKCYKISDEIILDFFGALSRTSNFKCLSLSNDGLLLACEYAKSELKSGRKVDFEDILQYFCALEGGCEAIVTNDKTFPKLQIALRRTDANLEDYAPKQKI, from the coding sequence ATGGCTAAAATTTTCCTTGATAGCAATATTCTGATCGATTTTTTAGTCGAAGAAAGAGGCGCCCTAAATTTAGCGGCCGTTAAACTTTTTGAAAATTTTAGCGCTAGCGACACCATTTGTTACTCATTTGGCAGTATCAGCGATGCGGCTTACGTGCTAAAAAAATGTTATAAAATTTCAGACGAAATTATTTTGGATTTTTTCGGAGCATTATCGCGGACGTCAAATTTTAAATGTCTGTCACTATCTAATGATGGGCTATTGCTGGCGTGCGAATACGCAAAGAGCGAGTTAAAATCGGGTCGCAAGGTAGACTTTGAGGATATTTTGCAGTATTTTTGCGCACTAGAGGGCGGCTGTGAGGCGATCGTCACAAACGACAAAACCTTTCCAAAACTACAAATAGCCTTAAGGCGCACGGATGCTAATCTTGAAGATTACGCTCCGAAACAAAAAATTTAA
- the ispG gene encoding flavodoxin-dependent (E)-4-hydroxy-3-methylbut-2-enyl-diphosphate synthase — protein MQRYPTKQIKIRDVKIGGDAPVSVQSMTFSKTKDVKGTLEQIQRLYFAGCDIVRCAVFDKEDTAALREVVKASPLPVVADIHFNHNYAVIVSEFVDAIRINPGNIGSKKNIKAVVDACKHRNLPIRIGVNSGSLEKQFEDKYGRTVEAMVQSALYNINLLEDFDFTDIKISLKSSDVERTMAAYRALRPLVNYPFHLGVTEAGTSFHATIKSAIALGGLLLEGIGDTMRVSITGELEEEIKVAKAILKDSGRQKEGLNIISCPTCGRLQADLMAAVKLVEEKTRHIKEPLNVSVMGCVVNAIGEAKGADVAIAFGKGNGMIMRKGEVVARLPESELVDRFLLEIDDEIKSRQAH, from the coding sequence TTGCAAAGATACCCCACCAAGCAGATCAAAATCAGGGACGTAAAAATAGGCGGAGACGCGCCCGTATCGGTACAGTCGATGACGTTTAGCAAGACAAAAGACGTAAAAGGCACGCTAGAGCAGATACAGCGGCTTTATTTTGCCGGCTGCGATATCGTGCGCTGCGCCGTGTTTGACAAAGAGGACACCGCCGCGCTGCGCGAGGTAGTGAAGGCTAGCCCGCTGCCCGTCGTCGCCGACATTCACTTTAACCACAACTACGCCGTGATCGTTAGCGAGTTCGTCGACGCTATCCGCATAAATCCGGGCAACATCGGCTCCAAAAAGAACATCAAAGCCGTCGTGGACGCGTGCAAGCATCGAAATCTGCCTATCCGCATCGGCGTAAACTCGGGCTCGCTAGAAAAGCAGTTTGAGGACAAATACGGCCGAACGGTCGAAGCGATGGTGCAAAGCGCGCTTTATAACATAAATTTGCTTGAGGATTTTGACTTTACCGATATCAAAATCTCGCTAAAATCAAGCGACGTCGAGCGCACGATGGCCGCTTACCGCGCGCTTAGGCCGCTGGTAAATTATCCGTTTCACCTGGGCGTGACGGAGGCGGGCACTAGCTTTCACGCGACGATAAAATCAGCTATCGCGCTAGGCGGACTGCTGCTAGAAGGCATCGGCGACACGATGCGAGTGAGCATCACGGGCGAGCTCGAGGAGGAGATCAAAGTCGCAAAAGCGATCCTAAAAGACAGCGGCCGCCAAAAAGAGGGGCTAAATATCATCTCGTGCCCGACCTGCGGGCGTTTGCAGGCCGATCTCATGGCTGCGGTAAAGCTCGTCGAAGAAAAAACCAGACACATCAAAGAGCCGCTAAACGTCTCGGTGATGGGCTGCGTCGTAAATGCGATCGGCGAGGCTAAGGGCGCTGACGTAGCCATAGCGTTTGGTAAAGGAAACGGCATGATAATGCGCAAAGGCGAGGTAGTAGCAAGGCTGCCCGAGAGCGAGCTAGTGGATAGATTTTTACTAGAAATCGACGACGAGATAAAGTCGCGCCAGGCGCACTAA
- a CDS encoding MBOAT family protein, translating to MLFNSYEFIFLFLPITFFVYFFLNKKRLSEAAKGFLVLSSLFFYSWWNIAYLPLIVASMIFNYSFGLELNKNNPKISKKLLLTLGIAANLALLGYFKYSDFLIGNVNFAFGTQISHLNLLLPLAISFFTFQQIAYLVDSAAEESAKRYDFLNYCLFVTFFPQLIAGPIVHHEEMMPQFAKAKNKIINYKNIALGLFIFSIGLFKKVVIADTFAVWATEGFDMAASLNLIEAWVTSLSYTFQLYFDFSGYCDMAIGAALLFNIRLPINLNSPYKALNIQDFWRRWHITLSRFLRDYVYIPLGGNRRGKTRTYVNLAATFMIGGIWHGAGWTFVFWGCLHGAALIVQRIWSELGFRLNKFVAWFITFNFVNIAWVFFRAKEWDDALKVLKGMFGLGGGLTLNSRLERKVGFLREYGVKFGEWNPNIQIDSTNTLFYYLIAGFAVALLFKNSAQKLQGFKLGGLNLTLAVLYFTLGVLNLHKMSQFLYFNF from the coding sequence ATGCTTTTTAACTCTTACGAATTTATATTTTTATTTTTGCCCATAACTTTTTTCGTATATTTTTTCTTAAATAAAAAACGCCTTAGCGAAGCGGCAAAGGGCTTTTTGGTGCTATCGTCGCTATTTTTTTATAGCTGGTGGAATATCGCTTATCTGCCTTTGATAGTAGCTTCCATGATATTTAACTACTCTTTTGGGCTCGAGCTAAATAAAAATAATCCCAAAATTTCAAAAAAACTACTCCTTACTCTCGGTATTGCGGCAAATTTGGCTTTGCTTGGGTATTTTAAGTACTCTGATTTTTTAATCGGCAACGTAAATTTCGCCTTCGGTACGCAGATATCGCATCTAAATTTACTCTTGCCGCTTGCGATTTCGTTTTTTACCTTTCAGCAGATCGCGTATCTGGTAGATAGCGCGGCAGAAGAGAGCGCGAAGCGGTATGATTTTTTAAATTACTGTTTATTTGTTACGTTTTTCCCGCAGCTAATCGCAGGCCCGATCGTGCATCACGAGGAGATGATGCCGCAGTTTGCAAAAGCTAAAAATAAAATAATCAACTACAAAAATATCGCTCTTGGGCTTTTTATATTTTCTATCGGGCTTTTTAAAAAGGTCGTTATCGCCGATACTTTCGCCGTTTGGGCGACCGAGGGCTTTGACATGGCCGCGAGCTTAAATTTGATCGAGGCTTGGGTGACTAGCCTTAGCTATACGTTTCAGCTTTATTTTGATTTTAGCGGATACTGCGATATGGCGATCGGCGCGGCGCTGCTTTTTAACATTAGGTTACCGATAAATCTCAACTCGCCCTACAAGGCTTTAAATATTCAGGATTTTTGGCGCAGGTGGCATATCACGCTAAGCCGTTTTTTGAGAGATTACGTCTATATCCCGCTAGGAGGCAACCGCAGGGGCAAGACGAGAACGTACGTAAATTTAGCCGCGACCTTTATGATAGGCGGTATCTGGCACGGGGCGGGCTGGACGTTTGTATTTTGGGGATGTCTGCACGGCGCGGCCTTGATCGTCCAAAGGATTTGGAGCGAGCTGGGCTTTAGGCTAAATAAATTCGTAGCTTGGTTTATAACCTTTAACTTCGTAAATATCGCTTGGGTATTTTTTAGAGCAAAGGAGTGGGACGACGCGCTAAAGGTATTAAAAGGGATGTTTGGACTAGGCGGCGGACTAACTCTAAATTCGCGGCTAGAGAGAAAGGTCGGTTTTTTGAGGGAGTACGGCGTAAAATTTGGCGAGTGGAATCCAAACATACAAATAGACAGCACAAATACCTTGTTCTACTACCTTATCGCAGGTTTTGCGGTAGCGCTGCTATTTAAAAACTCTGCGCAAAAACTACAAGGCTTTAAGCTGGGCGGGCTAAATTTAACCCTTGCGGTACTTTATTTTACGCTGGGCGTTTTAAATTTGCATAAAATGTCTCAATTTTTATATTTTAACTTTTAG
- a CDS encoding DUF4272 domain-containing protein, whose protein sequence is MGIFDFFKKGADSARKRSANAVKIGKTAQERKDISIEILKSQGVPFIDHLPLRYETGEVAPREKDEVIARSICSFAAIMCACTIRDNGELTDEDKQGTKDFLDNRFGCIDKLTRMERRVIEGEVSYDEAVNMGWKYESLWALMWAMGLVKELDFPKDICDCNFVMKTFSGDFSERVKMRGTDEILQALDLVYRYHWACVNARVNGTKSAGLDEEVVMERRGGLEWLCCKGAENDNLSDEYNAWDYSDLNT, encoded by the coding sequence GTGGGTATTTTTGACTTTTTTAAAAAGGGAGCCGATAGCGCGCGAAAAAGAAGCGCAAACGCCGTAAAGATCGGTAAAACCGCGCAGGAGCGCAAGGATATAAGCATCGAAATCTTAAAATCACAAGGCGTGCCTTTTATAGACCATCTGCCGCTACGATACGAGACGGGTGAGGTCGCGCCGCGCGAAAAGGACGAGGTTATCGCCCGCTCTATTTGCTCGTTTGCCGCGATAATGTGCGCTTGCACAATCAGAGATAACGGCGAGCTAACGGACGAAGACAAGCAGGGCACGAAGGATTTTTTAGATAATCGCTTCGGATGTATAGACAAGCTAACGCGTATGGAGCGCCGCGTCATAGAGGGCGAGGTAAGCTACGACGAGGCCGTAAATATGGGCTGGAAATACGAGTCGCTATGGGCGCTAATGTGGGCCATGGGGTTAGTAAAAGAGCTAGATTTCCCAAAGGATATCTGCGATTGCAATTTTGTAATGAAGACCTTTAGCGGCGATTTTTCGGAGCGCGTAAAAATGCGGGGTACGGATGAAATCCTGCAGGCGCTCGATCTCGTCTACCGCTATCACTGGGCGTGCGTCAATGCCAGAGTAAACGGTACTAAGAGTGCAGGCCTTGATGAAGAGGTCGTGATGGAGAGGCGCGGCGGGCTAGAGTGGCTGTGCTGCAAGGGGGCTGAAAACGATAATCTAAGCGATGAGTATAATGCGTGGGATTATTCGGATCTAAACACCTAG
- a CDS encoding DUF417 family protein, which translates to MQKFLQALAGSQKYFVNYVSVAIFIVMAWIGGLKVVQYEADGIVPFVTNSPFFSYMYSKKDIVDNGKGKMVAEYNLHKNPEGLVVPKNIEWHKQNGTYAVSYLIGAMICTIGTLVLLGIWFPKLGLIGGLLTFGMSIVTLSFLITTPETWVPNLGNPALGITESPNHGFPYLSGAGRLVLKDIIMSAAGLIVASNAARRLLECCKSCTGK; encoded by the coding sequence ATGCAAAAATTTTTACAAGCCCTAGCAGGCTCGCAAAAATATTTCGTAAACTACGTTAGCGTTGCGATTTTCATCGTGATGGCGTGGATAGGCGGACTCAAAGTCGTGCAATACGAGGCCGACGGCATCGTGCCGTTTGTAACCAACAGCCCGTTTTTTAGCTACATGTATAGCAAAAAAGATATCGTAGATAACGGCAAGGGCAAAATGGTCGCCGAGTACAACCTACACAAAAACCCGGAAGGCTTGGTCGTGCCTAAAAACATCGAGTGGCATAAACAAAACGGTACTTACGCGGTTTCGTACCTGATCGGCGCGATGATCTGCACTATCGGTACGCTCGTGCTGCTTGGCATCTGGTTCCCTAAACTAGGGCTTATCGGCGGGCTGCTGACGTTTGGTATGTCTATCGTAACGCTTAGCTTTTTGATAACGACGCCTGAGACTTGGGTGCCAAATCTAGGCAATCCGGCGCTGGGCATCACTGAAAGCCCTAATCACGGCTTCCCGTATCTATCGGGTGCCGGACGACTGGTGCTAAAAGATATAATAATGTCTGCCGCGGGACTAATCGTAGCCTCAAATGCGGCACGCAGGCTTTTGGAGTGCTGCAAAAGCTGCACAGGTAAGTAA
- a CDS encoding primosomal protein N', which translates to MCEDEIKYYEILLSGLNLAPLTYRYGGDLEPFCAVTVTVRGKETLGYVFGQVSKPSFKTAQISAVRAQTLTRIQISLLRFISHYYAVNLSVAAGLFTPLDIGAPCPAFCEKNANERTLDDNNDLNLNAKIRKKEGRNLLIEPNDAPQISDLDFGLAGVSKASAFQANFKPNFAKNASQNGDTTLTEANLSAGASSPQTAQNQKQTLNLINRQESVAGKKSFETLNLSDELEPKTFLKAPSLNQGQQEALNFAKSRKTSLIFGDTGSGKSEIYFSLIREYLLEGKQVLLLMPEISLTPQMTKRLKSYFGEKFGVWHSKITPKKRGEILQKFQSREINLIAGARSALFLPFSELGLIIVDEEHDDSYKSAQNPHYNARDLAIFLASKFDVKVVLGSATPSVTSFAKQPHFRLKGTFFKSEKKFIYDESETGLSGVVLDELAASFAGGKQAVVFLPTRANFRYLSCRECGSTIKCPFCSVGMSFYKKRNLLKCQYCGFTAAATCSCEKCGSQMIEAKKIGTDELTEALRSAFPAARIEKFDRDEITTQNKLEKTLKAFNAGEIDALVGTQMLSKGHDYHNVDLAVIMGVDDLLSFPDFRARERTLALAMQVAGRAGRAGLGRVVVQSRQREFFENFIEDYDAFLEEEMLAREPIYPPFTRLLRVVVSEKSEQVARQRLEICVSELENLRAVESSLEIVGYGKCGVEILGGKFRFEILLRCVSHAPLIKAARICAAHGFDIDMDPINFS; encoded by the coding sequence GTGTGCGAAGATGAGATAAAATACTATGAAATTTTGTTAAGCGGGTTAAATTTAGCGCCGCTCACTTATCGCTACGGCGGTGATTTAGAGCCTTTTTGCGCGGTTACGGTTACGGTTAGAGGCAAAGAAACGCTAGGCTACGTTTTTGGGCAAGTCTCAAAGCCTAGCTTTAAAACCGCCCAGATATCAGCCGTGCGCGCGCAGACTTTAACTCGGATTCAGATTTCGCTGCTGAGGTTTATCTCGCATTATTACGCCGTAAATTTATCCGTAGCCGCAGGGCTTTTTACTCCGCTTGACATAGGCGCGCCGTGTCCGGCGTTTTGCGAAAAAAATGCGAACGAGCGGACTTTGGACGATAATAACGACTTAAATTTAAACGCCAAAATCCGTAAAAAAGAGGGGCGAAATTTACTTATAGAGCCAAACGATGCCCCGCAGATTAGCGATTTGGATTTTGGATTGGCCGGCGTATCTAAGGCTAGCGCATTCCAAGCAAATTTCAAACCAAATTTTGCCAAAAACGCTAGCCAAAACGGCGACACGACTTTGACGGAGGCAAATTTATCGGCGGGCGCTTCGTCGCCACAAACGGCTCAAAATCAAAAACAAACGCTAAATTTGATAAACCGCCAAGAATCGGTCGCAGGCAAAAAGTCCTTTGAAACGCTAAATTTAAGCGACGAACTAGAGCCTAAAACCTTTTTAAAAGCCCCGAGCCTAAACCAAGGCCAGCAAGAAGCGCTAAATTTTGCCAAAAGCCGTAAAACCAGCCTTATTTTCGGCGATACGGGGAGCGGTAAAAGCGAGATTTATTTTTCGCTCATTCGCGAATATCTGCTTGAAGGCAAACAGGTTTTGCTTTTGATGCCCGAAATCTCGCTAACGCCGCAGATGACGAAGCGGCTAAAGAGCTATTTTGGCGAAAAATTCGGCGTGTGGCACTCTAAAATCACGCCCAAAAAGCGCGGCGAGATACTGCAAAAGTTTCAGAGTCGCGAGATAAATTTGATCGCCGGCGCGCGCTCGGCGCTATTTTTGCCCTTTAGCGAGCTTGGGCTAATCATCGTCGACGAGGAGCACGACGACAGCTACAAATCCGCGCAAAATCCGCATTACAATGCCCGCGACCTCGCGATATTTCTCGCGAGCAAATTTGACGTAAAAGTCGTGCTAGGCTCTGCGACGCCAAGTGTAACCAGCTTTGCTAAACAGCCGCATTTTAGGCTAAAAGGCACGTTTTTTAAAAGCGAGAAAAAATTTATCTACGACGAGAGCGAGACGGGGCTAAGCGGCGTTGTGCTGGACGAGCTTGCGGCGAGTTTTGCGGGCGGCAAACAGGCGGTCGTTTTCCTACCCACGCGCGCAAATTTCCGTTATCTATCGTGCCGCGAGTGCGGCAGCACGATAAAGTGCCCGTTTTGTAGCGTCGGGATGAGCTTTTATAAAAAGCGAAATCTGCTAAAGTGCCAGTACTGCGGCTTTACGGCGGCCGCGACGTGCTCGTGCGAGAAGTGCGGTAGCCAGATGATCGAAGCAAAAAAAATCGGCACCGACGAGCTAACGGAAGCCTTGCGCTCAGCGTTTCCTGCGGCTAGGATCGAGAAATTCGATCGCGACGAGATCACGACGCAAAACAAGCTCGAAAAGACGCTAAAGGCCTTTAACGCGGGCGAGATAGACGCGCTTGTCGGCACGCAGATGCTGAGCAAAGGGCACGACTACCATAACGTAGATTTGGCCGTCATCATGGGTGTGGACGATCTTTTGAGCTTTCCCGATTTTCGCGCCAGAGAGCGGACGCTGGCTCTTGCCATGCAAGTAGCCGGCAGAGCCGGGCGCGCGGGGCTTGGGCGCGTAGTGGTGCAAAGCAGGCAGCGGGAGTTTTTTGAAAATTTTATCGAGGATTATGACGCGTTTCTGGAGGAGGAGATGCTCGCTAGAGAGCCGATATATCCGCCGTTTACTAGACTTTTGCGCGTTGTCGTTTCTGAAAAAAGCGAGCAAGTGGCAAGACAAAGGCTTGAAATTTGCGTATCCGAGCTTGAAAATTTACGCGCCGTAGAATCTTCGCTTGAAATAGTCGGATACGGCAAGTGCGGAGTCGAGATTTTGGGCGGTAAATTTCGCTTTGAGATTTTGCTGCGCTGCGTCTCGCACGCTCCGCTCATAAAAGCCGCTCGCATCTGCGCCGCACACGGCTTTGACATTGATATGGATCCGATAAATTTCTCGTAG
- a CDS encoding type II secretion system protein, whose protein sequence is MRRGFTMLELVFVIVVLGILASIAGVKIFATRDDALIARARNNVASIRSGIINKYSANMMRGSFGYPAQLEKTSSSVPFDDVIQGGAKDWTKSGNNYTFKLGSKTVLFTYDSRNGTFDCPHSQSLCKALTE, encoded by the coding sequence ATGAGACGTGGTTTTACGATGCTTGAGCTTGTTTTTGTTATCGTTGTTTTAGGTATTTTGGCTAGTATAGCGGGGGTTAAGATATTTGCTACTAGAGATGATGCTTTGATTGCTAGAGCTAGAAATAATGTAGCTTCTATAAGAAGCGGTATAATCAATAAATACAGTGCAAATATGATGAGAGGTAGTTTTGGTTATCCTGCTCAGCTCGAAAAAACTAGTAGTTCAGTACCTTTTGATGACGTGATTCAAGGCGGTGCAAAAGACTGGACAAAAAGCGGTAACAATTATACTTTTAAACTAGGTTCAAAAACAGTATTATTTACTTACGATTCTAGAAATGGTACGTTTGACTGCCCTCATAGTCAGTCGTTGTGTAAGGCACTTACGGAGTAG
- a CDS encoding type II secretion system protein encodes MKAAFTLIELIFVILIIGILAVVAIPRLNATRDDAQASTAASNVAVAVMDILSYYTSTGSFTDIKSMSNIVIDNDGKIKVKDSDCFQLSVANATASDVDPSKGIEVGSPILKVIGITGGNSACVTAQELTRDILVASPINLGQGHVRY; translated from the coding sequence TTGAAAGCGGCGTTTACTTTAATAGAACTTATTTTCGTTATTTTAATAATAGGCATCTTGGCTGTAGTAGCTATCCCTAGACTAAACGCCACCAGGGACGATGCGCAGGCCTCTACTGCAGCCAGCAATGTCGCTGTGGCCGTAATGGATATACTCAGCTACTATACCTCGACCGGCTCTTTTACTGACATAAAATCTATGTCAAATATAGTAATAGACAATGACGGCAAAATAAAAGTAAAAGACTCTGACTGCTTCCAACTATCCGTAGCTAATGCTACTGCTAGCGATGTAGATCCTAGTAAGGGTATAGAAGTTGGCAGCCCTATACTAAAAGTTATAGGTATAACCGGGGGCAACAGTGCGTGTGTAACTGCCCAAGAGCTAACTCGTGACATTCTTGTCGCTAGTCCTATAAATTTAGGGCAAGGGCATGTGAGGTATTGA
- a CDS encoding prepilin-type N-terminal cleavage/methylation domain-containing protein, translating into MRKGFTMIELIFVIVILGILAAVAIPRLAATRDDAEVSKAATNIQTMVSDLGTYYTSQAGFSASLADMTGVSSPVKIKDKSCFIVGTTNNATGEVTVTVNNATTDGSCHRLWQLPGLAELNAKIARDGGKLKFGGVGVQY; encoded by the coding sequence ATGAGAAAAGGTTTTACAATGATCGAGTTGATCTTCGTGATCGTTATTTTAGGTATCCTAGCTGCTGTTGCTATCCCAAGACTAGCTGCGACTCGTGATGATGCAGAGGTTTCAAAAGCTGCTACAAACATCCAAACTATGGTTTCTGACCTTGGCACGTACTATACGTCTCAGGCTGGTTTCTCTGCGTCGTTAGCTGATATGACTGGTGTATCTAGCCCTGTTAAGATTAAAGATAAAAGTTGTTTTATAGTTGGAACAACAAACAATGCTACCGGTGAGGTAACTGTAACAGTAAATAATGCTACTACCGATGGTAGCTGCCACAGACTATGGCAACTTCCTGGTCTAGCTGAACTAAATGCTAAAATTGCTAGAGACGGTGGCAAGCTAAAATTCGGTGGCGTAGGCGTTCAATACTAA
- the uvrB gene encoding excinuclease ABC subunit UvrB: MKNFEISSKFSPSEDQARAVANIVASVRSGNKYQTLLGVTGSGKTFTMANVIKELNMPTLIMTHNKSLAAQLYSEFKGFFPKNHVEYFISYYDYYQPEAYIPRQDLFIEKDSSVNEELERLRLSATASLLSFGDVVCVASVSANYGLGNPSEYQGMVAYLGVGEKINQRALLQKLVDMGYKRNDNYFDRGDFRVNGDVVDVYPAYWGDEALRIEFFGDEIDAMYHFDVLENKKLKDVGKFTLYATSQFIVGADRLKIAIKQIEEELEERLKEFNDQGKLVEAQRLKQRVEFDLEMMSSTGMCKGIENYARHLTGQKAGETPYSMFDYFELGGKDYLVIVDESHVSLPQFRGMYAGDRSRKEVLVEYGFRLPSALDNRPLKFDEFINKRAKFLFVSATPNEYEISLSCGHVYEQILRPTGLLDPLIEIKDSENQVEILFDEAKKTIERNERVLVTVLTKKMAEELSRYYTELGIKVKYMHSDIDAVERNEIIRGLRGCEFDMLIGINLLREGLDLPEVSLIAIMDADKEGFLRSTTSLIQTMGRAARNVNGRVLMFAKKITKSMQEAMDTTLARRKMQDEYNRAHGITPRSASRNIEESLHVEDEGEIYKRGKNLEKMPATERASIIKELRKQMLEAAEQLEFEKAAALRDEIAKIRKL; encoded by the coding sequence ATGAAAAATTTTGAAATTTCGTCCAAATTTAGCCCGAGCGAGGACCAGGCCCGCGCGGTCGCTAATATCGTAGCCTCTGTAAGATCGGGCAATAAGTACCAAACGCTTCTAGGCGTAACTGGCTCGGGCAAGACCTTTACGATGGCAAACGTCATAAAAGAGCTAAATATGCCAACGCTAATCATGACGCATAACAAATCCCTCGCCGCGCAGCTTTATAGCGAATTTAAGGGCTTTTTCCCTAAAAATCACGTGGAGTATTTCATCAGCTACTACGACTACTATCAGCCCGAGGCCTACATCCCGCGTCAAGACCTTTTTATCGAAAAAGACAGCTCCGTAAACGAAGAGCTCGAGCGTCTGCGCCTCTCTGCGACGGCTAGTTTGCTCAGCTTTGGCGACGTCGTGTGCGTGGCGTCGGTGTCGGCCAACTACGGTTTAGGCAATCCTAGCGAATACCAAGGCATGGTCGCATATCTGGGCGTGGGCGAAAAAATCAATCAGCGCGCGCTGCTGCAAAAGCTCGTCGATATGGGTTACAAGCGAAACGATAACTACTTCGATAGAGGCGACTTTCGCGTAAACGGCGACGTGGTGGACGTCTATCCCGCATACTGGGGCGACGAGGCTCTTCGCATCGAGTTTTTCGGCGACGAGATCGACGCGATGTATCACTTTGACGTACTGGAAAATAAAAAGCTAAAAGACGTGGGCAAATTTACGCTTTATGCCACGAGTCAGTTCATCGTGGGCGCAGATCGCTTAAAAATCGCCATCAAACAGATAGAAGAGGAGCTAGAAGAGCGGCTAAAAGAATTTAACGACCAAGGCAAACTCGTAGAGGCGCAGCGCCTAAAACAACGAGTGGAATTTGACCTAGAGATGATGAGTAGCACGGGCATGTGCAAGGGCATCGAAAACTACGCGCGCCATCTAACGGGGCAAAAGGCGGGAGAGACGCCCTACTCGATGTTTGATTATTTCGAGCTAGGCGGCAAGGACTACCTGGTCATCGTGGACGAAAGCCACGTGAGCCTGCCGCAGTTTCGCGGTATGTACGCGGGCGACCGCAGCCGCAAAGAGGTGCTGGTGGAGTACGGCTTTCGCCTCCCGTCCGCGCTTGATAACCGTCCGCTTAAATTTGACGAGTTTATAAACAAACGCGCTAAATTTCTTTTCGTCTCGGCGACCCCGAACGAATACGAGATAAGTTTAAGCTGCGGCCACGTTTACGAGCAAATTTTACGCCCGACGGGACTGCTTGATCCCTTGATCGAGATAAAAGACAGCGAAAATCAGGTGGAAATTTTATTTGACGAGGCGAAAAAAACCATCGAGAGAAACGAGCGCGTGCTAGTCACCGTGCTAACCAAAAAGATGGCCGAGGAGCTCAGCCGCTACTACACCGAGCTTGGCATCAAGGTCAAATACATGCACTCAGACATCGACGCCGTCGAGCGAAACGAGATCATCCGCGGGCTAAGAGGATGCGAGTTTGATATGCTCATCGGCATAAATTTGCTAAGAGAAGGGCTTGACCTGCCCGAGGTTAGCCTCATAGCTATCATGGACGCCGATAAGGAGGGCTTTTTGCGCTCGACGACGAGCCTAATCCAAACGATGGGGCGCGCGGCTAGAAACGTAAACGGCCGGGTGCTGATGTTTGCCAAAAAGATCACCAAATCCATGCAAGAAGCGATGGATACGACGCTAGCTCGCCGCAAGATGCAGGATGAGTACAACCGCGCTCACGGCATCACGCCACGCTCAGCCAGCCGAAATATCGAGGAGAGCCTGCACGTCGAGGATGAGGGCGAGATATATAAACGCGGCAAAAATCTGGAAAAAATGCCTGCCACTGAGCGAGCGAGCATAATCAAAGAGCTAAGAAAGCAGATGCTAGAAGCTGCCGAGCAGCTGGAGTTTGAAAAGGCGGCGGCGCTGCGAGATGAAATCGCCAAGATACGTAAATTGTGA
- a CDS encoding metallophosphoesterase produces MNDQIYLIGDVHGCYKTLCALIDRLPRGADSKICFVGDLIDRGEGSFEVVQLAIQRGYAAVMGNHEYRLLQHKDAFLRGETPSDTRWFYLNGGAQTFASYVKASRAQKLAHIEFLSNLPLYLEFAEFKNAQGRRLVASHSAIGRMWALRNSHGDSAAEFRRHVLCGRGDFSQNEGVFNVYGHTPIAEPDITEFSANIDTGCVYKHDFGRLCVLEFPSMRVFMQENIEDDG; encoded by the coding sequence ATGAACGACCAAATTTACCTCATCGGCGACGTTCACGGCTGCTATAAAACCCTTTGCGCCTTAATAGATCGCTTGCCGCGCGGCGCCGATTCTAAAATTTGCTTCGTCGGCGATCTGATAGACCGCGGCGAGGGGAGTTTTGAGGTCGTACAGCTGGCGATTCAGCGCGGTTACGCGGCCGTGATGGGCAATCACGAGTACCGCCTTTTGCAACATAAAGACGCATTTTTACGCGGCGAGACGCCTAGCGACACGCGCTGGTTTTACCTAAACGGCGGCGCGCAGACTTTCGCCTCCTACGTCAAAGCTAGCCGCGCACAAAAGCTCGCGCATATAGAGTTTTTATCGAATTTGCCGCTTTATTTGGAGTTTGCCGAGTTTAAAAACGCACAAGGTAGGCGGCTCGTTGCGTCGCATTCGGCGATTGGACGGATGTGGGCGCTACGCAACTCGCACGGCGATAGCGCGGCGGAGTTTAGGCGGCACGTGCTTTGCGGCAGAGGCGATTTTAGCCAAAACGAAGGCGTTTTTAACGTCTACGGCCATACGCCGATCGCGGAGCCCGATATCACGGAATTTAGTGCAAATATCGACACGGGCTGCGTTTATAAGCATGATTTCGGCCGTCTTTGCGTGCTCGAGTTTCCGAGCATGCGGGTTTTTATGCAGGAAAATATCGAGGACGACGGGTAA